In Chitinibacter sp. SCUT-21, a single genomic region encodes these proteins:
- a CDS encoding response regulator — translation MSLNRHIAIVDDDDAIRDALSWLFSTRNHSVQLFASAEELLAQYNPDQFGCLILDVRMPGMGGMELFSKLQEHSYTPPVVFLTGHGDVPMAVAALKQGAADFIEKPFSDNDIVDLVEGCLSMDQMNRSEWENRTAVGERLACLTPRETEVMKLILTGRLNKQIADDLSISMKTVEVHRARILEKMQVKTAMELAARLRDAGVDVN, via the coding sequence ATGAGCCTTAATCGCCACATTGCCATTGTTGATGACGACGACGCTATCCGCGACGCGCTGTCGTGGTTGTTTTCAACGCGAAATCATTCCGTTCAGCTGTTTGCCAGCGCCGAAGAGTTGCTCGCGCAATACAACCCAGATCAATTTGGCTGCCTGATTCTCGACGTGCGCATGCCGGGCATGGGCGGCATGGAGCTTTTTAGCAAGCTGCAAGAACATTCCTACACGCCACCAGTCGTATTCCTCACCGGCCACGGCGATGTGCCGATGGCGGTGGCGGCGCTCAAACAAGGCGCGGCTGATTTTATTGAAAAACCGTTTTCCGATAACGATATCGTCGACTTGGTCGAAGGCTGCCTGTCGATGGATCAAATGAATCGCAGCGAATGGGAAAACCGCACTGCGGTCGGCGAGCGTCTGGCTTGCCTCACCCCACGTGAAACCGAAGTGATGAAATTGATCCTAACAGGTCGCCTGAATAAACAAATCGCCGATGATTTGTCGATTTCGATGAAAACGGTCGAAGTGCACCGCGCGCGTATTTTAGAAAAAATGCAGGTCAAAACCGCCATGGAACTTGCCGCTCGTCTGCGCGACGCGGGCGTTGACGTCAACTAA